From Streptomyces fungicidicus, one genomic window encodes:
- a CDS encoding AfsR/SARP family transcriptional regulator, with the protein MNSLRFAVLGPVRAWRGKQELDLGSPQQKVVLAALLLRRGRPLPLGELLDAVWGEQPPTAAVSVLRTYVSRLRKVLEPDRGPVGQPRVIVSVGDGYALRIPDDALDLAVFQRRVTEAKRARAAGDVSGAAELLHTALDGWRGAALAGLPGPLGETVSAWLDEEWLTALEARLDADIERGRHHEVIAELIPLTGTHPLREELSRLLMLALYRSGRQAEALAAYRGTRGALVRELGVEPGAPLQELRDRILAADPSLLPHPAPAPAPPAPPEPSVTAPADARTAAEEPEPYEPDRSASSAPHAARFEAARPAQLPADLPTFAGRHEELDRTNALLPADGSPPSTVVISAIGGMGGIGKSTLAVHWAHRVADRFPDGQLYINLRGFDPTGSAVTPDDAVRTFLDALGVPPMRIPAGLDAQVALYRSLLARRRVLVLLDNARDTEQVRPLLPGSPGCLVIVTSRNRLTGLVAGEGAHPLTLDQLTSAEARDLLALRLGTDRLAAEPRAADEIVSRCGRLPLALAIVAAHARAHPDFPLSAIADEVSDSHGSLDAFAGGDDITTDVRAVFSWSYKALSAPAARVFRLLGLHAGPDVSAPAAAALAGLAPRAARALLTELTRAHLLTEHRPGRFTLHDLLRVYAAERVRAEETPEERDLALRRLLSWYLHTADAAYPHITPNRRRIRLEPWDGECPPLEFPTQERAVEWCETERSNLVVAVHQAHQAGQTGIAWRLPAVLWGFFYLRSHTHDWLDTSRTGLAAARAAGDREGEAQSLSDTAAALRSSGRPDEAIELLHEALELNEELGDGEARSSVISNLGDAYLHAGRLDKSVEYTRRGLALDRVAGSVWGEGIALSNLGDAYQRMGRYDEALGCLERALVVLRAGGNRWVEGVTLDILGTIHRRLGHYAESVEHYRQALATHRDIGNRWGEGHTLGHLGDAHLDADEPEAARTSWRQALAIFAEFGHPDAEKIRERLAGLRAGAAGARGRGAAPRRTA; encoded by the coding sequence GTGAATTCCCTTCGTTTCGCCGTGCTGGGACCGGTCCGGGCATGGCGCGGGAAACAGGAACTGGACCTCGGCTCCCCGCAGCAGAAGGTGGTACTGGCGGCGCTGCTGCTGCGGCGCGGTCGGCCCCTGCCGCTCGGTGAACTCCTCGACGCCGTCTGGGGGGAGCAGCCCCCCACGGCCGCCGTGTCCGTCCTGCGGACCTATGTGTCGCGGCTGCGCAAGGTGCTGGAGCCCGACCGCGGCCCGGTGGGGCAGCCGAGGGTGATCGTCTCCGTCGGCGACGGATACGCGCTGCGGATCCCGGACGACGCCCTGGACCTCGCCGTGTTCCAGCGGCGGGTCACGGAGGCGAAGCGGGCGCGCGCCGCGGGCGACGTGTCGGGCGCCGCGGAACTGCTGCACACCGCACTCGACGGATGGCGGGGAGCCGCGCTGGCCGGACTGCCCGGCCCGCTGGGCGAGACCGTGTCCGCCTGGCTGGACGAGGAGTGGCTGACCGCCCTGGAGGCGCGGCTGGACGCCGACATCGAGCGCGGACGCCACCACGAGGTGATCGCCGAGCTGATCCCGCTCACCGGCACCCACCCGCTGCGGGAGGAACTGAGCCGGCTGCTCATGCTCGCCCTGTACCGGTCCGGGCGGCAGGCCGAGGCGCTGGCCGCGTACCGCGGGACCCGCGGCGCCCTGGTGAGGGAGCTGGGCGTCGAACCCGGCGCCCCGCTGCAGGAGTTGCGGGACCGCATCCTGGCCGCCGACCCGTCCCTGCTCCCGCACCCGGCCCCTGCCCCCGCACCGCCCGCCCCGCCCGAGCCGTCCGTCACCGCCCCCGCGGACGCCCGTACGGCGGCCGAGGAGCCGGAACCGTACGAACCGGACCGCTCCGCCTCCTCGGCCCCGCACGCCGCCCGCTTCGAGGCGGCGCGCCCCGCGCAACTCCCCGCCGATCTGCCCACCTTCGCCGGACGGCACGAGGAACTCGACCGCACCAACGCCCTGTTACCCGCGGACGGCAGTCCTCCGTCGACCGTGGTGATCAGCGCGATCGGCGGCATGGGCGGCATCGGCAAGTCAACCCTCGCCGTGCACTGGGCGCATCGCGTGGCGGACCGGTTCCCCGACGGCCAGCTCTACATCAATCTGCGCGGCTTCGACCCGACCGGCTCGGCGGTGACCCCCGACGACGCCGTGCGCACCTTCCTCGACGCCCTCGGCGTCCCCCCGATGCGCATCCCGGCCGGTCTCGACGCGCAGGTGGCGCTGTATCGCAGCCTGCTCGCGCGGCGCAGGGTGCTGGTGCTGCTCGACAACGCCCGCGACACCGAACAGGTCCGCCCGCTGCTGCCCGGCTCCCCGGGCTGCCTGGTCATCGTCACCAGCCGCAACCGGCTCACCGGCCTGGTCGCGGGTGAGGGCGCGCACCCGCTGACCCTGGACCAGCTGACCTCCGCGGAGGCGCGCGACCTGCTGGCCCTGCGTCTGGGCACCGACCGGCTGGCCGCGGAACCGCGGGCGGCGGACGAGATCGTCAGCCGGTGCGGCCGGCTGCCGCTCGCGCTCGCCATCGTCGCCGCCCACGCCCGCGCCCACCCCGACTTCCCGCTCAGCGCCATCGCCGACGAGGTGAGCGACAGCCACGGCAGTCTGGACGCCTTCGCCGGCGGCGACGACATCACCACCGACGTACGGGCCGTCTTCTCCTGGTCCTACAAGGCGCTGTCGGCCCCGGCGGCACGCGTGTTCCGGCTGCTGGGCCTGCACGCGGGGCCGGACGTCTCGGCGCCCGCGGCGGCCGCGCTCGCCGGTCTCGCCCCGCGTGCGGCCCGCGCTCTGCTGACGGAGCTGACCCGCGCCCATCTGCTCACCGAGCACCGTCCGGGCCGCTTCACCCTGCACGACCTGCTGCGCGTCTACGCCGCCGAACGGGTCCGCGCCGAGGAGACGCCCGAGGAGCGGGACCTGGCCCTGCGGCGGCTGCTCTCCTGGTACCTGCACACCGCCGACGCGGCCTACCCGCACATCACCCCCAACCGCCGCCGCATCCGCCTGGAGCCGTGGGACGGTGAGTGCCCGCCGCTGGAGTTCCCGACGCAGGAACGCGCGGTGGAGTGGTGCGAGACGGAGCGCTCCAACCTGGTCGTCGCGGTGCACCAGGCCCACCAGGCCGGGCAGACCGGCATCGCGTGGCGGCTGCCCGCCGTCCTGTGGGGCTTCTTCTACCTGCGCAGTCACACGCACGACTGGCTGGACACCTCCCGCACCGGGCTGGCCGCCGCCCGCGCGGCCGGGGACCGGGAGGGGGAGGCCCAGAGCCTGTCCGACACGGCCGCCGCGCTGCGCAGCTCCGGCCGGCCCGACGAGGCCATCGAGCTCCTGCACGAGGCGCTGGAGCTGAACGAGGAACTCGGCGACGGTGAGGCCAGGTCGTCGGTGATCTCCAACCTGGGCGACGCCTACCTGCACGCCGGCCGGCTCGACAAGTCCGTCGAGTACACCCGTCGCGGGCTCGCCCTCGACCGCGTCGCGGGCAGTGTCTGGGGGGAGGGCATCGCCCTGTCCAACCTGGGCGACGCCTACCAGCGGATGGGCCGCTACGACGAGGCCCTGGGCTGCCTCGAGCGGGCGCTGGTCGTGCTGCGGGCGGGCGGCAACCGCTGGGTCGAGGGCGTCACGCTCGACATCCTCGGCACCATCCACCGCCGGCTCGGCCACTACGCCGAGTCCGTCGAGCACTACCGTCAGGCGCTCGCCACGCACCGGGACATCGGCAACCGCTGGGGCGAGGGCCACACCCTGGGCCACCTCGGGGACGCCCATCTGGACGCCGACGAGCCGGAGGCCGCCCGCACGAGCTGGCGGCAGGCCCTGGCGATCTTCGCGGAGTTCGGCCATCCGGACGCGGAGAAGATCCGTGAGCGGCTCGCCGGTCTGCGCGCCGGAGCGGCGGGCGCACGCGGCCGCGGGGCCGCGCCGAGACGGACCGCCTGA
- a CDS encoding glycosyl hydrolase has protein sequence MRRPLMRRRTSFLLALLLVVAGVTGTALLLQSQRQDGVEIAGTPAADAGSPEHTVTFRNTTDHRIWIGSTVNADGSTGLTGLPTVDPGQSATITIPERSGAGHWRGKFFAREGCTGEEGSTFHCAVGDCGPWADRCVTGEQPTGLAEFNFDPRDSLAPWYNVSYVNAVASPITITPDGVTPPESGECTPAGCATDLLAACPAENLVKDEASGRSLVCVNPNRDAKTPYSDALAAKCPTAYSWSKHDAEQGNQVVYQCRQCTGMTVTFHGNGGDPAPPPAPAVTEQPGDGGGTPAASRKGVGLNPVAGASEALADSGSSWYFNWASSGAGVNRPEGVEFVPMIWGPGSVTDAELGKAAEEGKALLGFNEPDHPGQANMTPEQALDLWPRLESTGLRLGAPAVASGGDVADGWLDRFMKGAQQRGLRVDFIPVHWYGADFGPDAANQLRGYLQAVHERYDKPVWLTEYGLIDFSGGTPRYPSEQEQTAFIRSSTEMLNGLGFVERYAWFALSRETSPTGLYDGAVANASGRVYREVR, from the coding sequence GTGCGTAGACCCCTCATGCGCAGGCGCACCTCGTTCCTGCTGGCGCTGCTCCTGGTGGTCGCCGGGGTCACCGGCACCGCGCTGCTGCTCCAGAGCCAGCGCCAGGACGGCGTGGAGATCGCGGGCACACCGGCCGCGGACGCCGGTTCCCCCGAGCACACCGTCACCTTCCGCAACACCACGGACCACCGGATCTGGATCGGCAGCACGGTCAACGCGGACGGATCGACCGGGCTCACCGGACTGCCGACGGTGGACCCGGGCCAGTCGGCCACCATCACGATCCCCGAGCGCTCCGGGGCCGGGCACTGGCGCGGCAAGTTCTTCGCCCGCGAGGGCTGCACCGGTGAGGAGGGCAGCACGTTCCACTGCGCCGTCGGCGACTGCGGGCCCTGGGCCGACCGGTGTGTGACGGGCGAACAGCCCACCGGTCTCGCCGAGTTCAACTTCGACCCCCGGGACAGCCTGGCCCCCTGGTACAACGTCAGCTATGTCAACGCGGTCGCGTCGCCGATCACCATCACGCCGGACGGCGTGACCCCGCCCGAGTCGGGCGAGTGCACCCCGGCGGGCTGCGCCACCGACCTGCTGGCCGCCTGCCCGGCGGAGAACCTGGTCAAGGACGAGGCCTCCGGCCGGTCGCTGGTGTGCGTCAACCCGAACCGGGACGCCAAGACCCCGTACAGCGACGCGCTGGCCGCGAAGTGCCCCACCGCCTACAGCTGGTCCAAGCACGACGCCGAGCAGGGCAACCAGGTCGTGTACCAGTGCAGGCAGTGCACCGGCATGACCGTCACCTTCCACGGCAACGGCGGTGACCCGGCTCCCCCGCCCGCCCCCGCGGTCACCGAGCAGCCCGGCGACGGCGGCGGCACACCGGCCGCCTCCCGCAAGGGCGTCGGCCTGAACCCGGTGGCCGGCGCGTCCGAGGCCCTGGCCGACTCCGGCTCGTCCTGGTACTTCAACTGGGCCTCCTCCGGCGCCGGTGTGAACCGGCCGGAGGGCGTCGAGTTCGTCCCGATGATCTGGGGCCCCGGCTCGGTCACCGACGCGGAACTCGGAAAGGCCGCCGAGGAGGGCAAGGCGCTCCTCGGCTTCAACGAACCGGACCATCCCGGCCAGGCCAACATGACGCCCGAGCAGGCACTCGACCTGTGGCCCCGGCTGGAGTCCACCGGTCTGCGCCTGGGCGCCCCCGCGGTCGCCTCCGGCGGGGACGTCGCGGACGGCTGGCTGGACCGCTTCATGAAGGGGGCGCAGCAGCGCGGTCTGCGCGTCGACTTCATCCCCGTGCACTGGTACGGAGCCGACTTCGGCCCCGACGCGGCCAACCAGCTGCGCGGCTATCTGCAGGCCGTGCACGAGCGGTACGACAAGCCGGTCTGGCTGACGGAGTACGGGCTGATCGACTTCTCCGGCGGCACCCCGCGCTACCCCAGCGAGCAGGAGCAGACCGCGTTCATCCGGTCCTCGACCGAGATGCTGAACGGCCTCGGCTTCGTCGAGCGCTACGCGTGGTTCGCGCTGTCCAGGGAGACGAGCCCCACGGGGCTCTACGACGGCGCGGTCGCCAACGCGAGCGGGCGCGTCTACCGCGAGGTGCGCTGA